In Streptomyces sclerotialus, one genomic interval encodes:
- a CDS encoding type 1 glutamine amidotransferase, with product MTKRALVIAHDHLSTAGHVGDRLAQRGYAFDELLVVPAERYASPDVEPRFPAVAEYDLILSLGAPWSVNRMNEWIRAELDLLRDARRLGIPVLGICFGGQLLAASLGGSAERAPRFELGWTEVEADEPELVGPGPWFLFHGDRWLLPEAVPEGGGAGLPLRELARNEVASQAFVCGRSMGVQFHPELTPEVLRAWFDHDDTGVAEALGADPDALVKEVRAALPETRERAYALVDAFLERVATADDGGVTCPPAGPNRGIGGPRGA from the coding sequence GTGACGAAGCGCGCCCTGGTCATCGCCCACGACCACCTGTCCACCGCGGGACATGTCGGCGACCGGCTGGCGCAGCGCGGATACGCGTTCGACGAACTGCTCGTGGTCCCCGCCGAGCGGTACGCGTCTCCGGACGTCGAGCCCCGGTTTCCGGCGGTCGCCGAATATGACCTGATCCTGTCGCTCGGCGCGCCGTGGTCGGTGAACCGCATGAACGAGTGGATACGGGCGGAGCTGGACCTGCTGCGGGACGCGCGGCGGCTGGGCATACCCGTGCTCGGCATCTGCTTCGGTGGGCAGCTGCTGGCCGCCTCGCTCGGGGGATCGGCCGAGCGGGCCCCGCGCTTCGAGCTCGGGTGGACGGAGGTCGAGGCGGACGAGCCGGAGCTGGTCGGGCCGGGGCCGTGGTTCCTATTCCACGGGGACCGGTGGCTGCTCCCGGAGGCCGTACCGGAAGGGGGCGGCGCCGGTCTGCCGCTCCGCGAACTCGCGCGCAACGAGGTCGCGTCGCAGGCGTTCGTCTGCGGGCGGTCGATGGGGGTGCAGTTCCATCCGGAGCTGACGCCGGAGGTGCTGCGGGCCTGGTTCGACCACGACGACACGGGTGTCGCGGAGGCGCTCGGCGCCGACCCCGACGCGCTGGTCAAGGAGGTGCGGGCGGCGCTTCCCGAGACGCGGGAACGGGCGTACGCGCTCGTGGACGCCTTCCTGGAGCGGGTCGCGACGGCGGATGACGGCGGCGTTACGTGTCCGCCGGCGGGTCCGAATCGTGGGATCGGAGGGCCTCGCGGCGCGTGA